In Cytophagales bacterium, the following are encoded in one genomic region:
- a CDS encoding type II CAAX endopeptidase family protein has protein sequence MHATQQLTLPRLVFEHFYVGCFITIFYVLCAPLIIEEGLPSHIVLLSAELLILLPLVGGHMLWLGRKFGGFKQLIPFTQSLSVKQLLIWTLGGMLISLLIYIPLYPVGIFLRESIFSWLPEWYFNPGFGTEDMELIARVFLVGIFIDGFVGPIVEEFFFRGYLLPRMAFLKKWAPVLNGMMFGLYHFWQPHNLIAICAMGIILSTIVWKTKNVYLGIAIHCTLNVIGAIGGYYAAANGLLIDR, from the coding sequence ATGCATGCTACACAACAATTGACTTTACCCAGATTAGTATTTGAACATTTCTATGTCGGGTGTTTTATAACCATATTTTATGTTTTATGCGCACCACTGATCATTGAAGAGGGACTTCCCTCCCACATCGTTTTATTGAGTGCCGAATTGCTCATTCTTCTACCATTGGTTGGCGGACATATGCTTTGGCTTGGCAGGAAATTTGGTGGATTTAAGCAACTCATCCCATTCACACAATCACTCTCTGTTAAACAACTTCTGATTTGGACTTTGGGAGGCATGTTGATCTCCTTACTGATTTATATTCCCCTGTATCCTGTAGGCATATTCCTGAGGGAAAGCATATTCAGCTGGCTCCCTGAATGGTATTTTAATCCAGGATTCGGGACAGAAGATATGGAGCTTATTGCCAGGGTATTCCTGGTGGGGATATTCATTGATGGTTTTGTTGGCCCGATAGTCGAAGAGTTCTTTTTCCGGGGTTATTTGCTGCCGCGAATGGCGTTTCTGAAAAAATGGGCACCCGTTTTGAACGGTATGATGTTTGGCTTATATCACTTCTGGCAACCACATAACCTCATTGCCATATGCGCCATGGGCATCATTCTGAGTACAATCGTATGGAAAACAAAAAACGTCTACCTGGGGATTGCCATACATTGTACGCTCAACGTGATCGGCGCTATTGGTGGTTACTATGCCGCAGCAAATGGTTTGCTTATCGACCGGTGA